The Acanthochromis polyacanthus isolate Apoly-LR-REF ecotype Palm Island chromosome 5, KAUST_Apoly_ChrSc, whole genome shotgun sequence genome includes a window with the following:
- the LOC110965711 gene encoding synaptotagmin-2 isoform X1: MKFNLFKKPQAMTAAEPTTASTMTMAPTPAVMSTSAPEVSGSNNTEINKNDMFEEIKSKFLNEIDKIPLPPWALIAIAVVAALLILTCCFCIIKKCCCKKKKNKKGKKGKDGFNMKNMQGGEKQQDDDDDEGETGLTEEEKEEEEKEQEKLGKLQYSIDYDFENTKLTIGILQAADLMSMDSGGTSDPYVKVLLLPDKKKKFDTKVHKKTLNPVFNETFVFKVPYEELGGKTLCMSVYDYDRFSKHDVIGEVKLPMNTIDLGRPIEEWRDLESADQEEPEKLGDICISLRYVPTAGKLTVCILEAKNLKKMDACGLSDPYVKIQLLQGGKRLKKKKTTVKKNTLNPYYNESFSFEIPLEQMQKILVAVTVFDYDKIGKNDAIGKIFVGSKATGLGLKHWSDMLANPRRPIAQWHALQPEEDIDGQLASLNAKK; this comes from the exons ATGAAGTTCAACTTGTTCAAAAAGCCACAGGCCATGACGGCGGCCGAGCCAACCACTGCCTCCACCATGACCATGGCCCCCACACCGGCAGTCATGTCCACCTCTGCGCCGGAAGTCTCTGGCTCCAACAACACAGAGATCAACAAGAATGATATGTTTGAGGAGATCAAAAGCAAATTCTTAAATGAAATTGATAAAATCCCAC TGCCGCCATGGGCTTTGATTGCCATTGCTGTGGTGGCAGCATTGCTCATCCTTACCTGCTGCTTCTGCATAATcaaaaaatgttgctgcaagaagaagaagaacaagaaaggaaagaaggGCAAGGATGGCTTCAACATGAAGAATATGCAGGGTGGCGAG aaacaacaggatgacgatgatgatgagggAGAGACTGGACtaacagaggaggagaaagaagaagaagagaaagaacaaGAGAAACTGGGAAAGCTGCAGTACTCTATAGATTACGATTTTGAGAATACAAAG CTCACAATTGGCATCCTTCAAGCTGCAGACCTCATGTCCATGGACTCAGGTGGAACGTCAGATCCTTATGTCAAAGTCCTGCTTCTCCCtgataagaagaagaagtttgACACCAAAGTGCACAAGAAGACACTGAACCCTGTCTTCAATGAGACATTTGTCTTCAAG GTGCCCTATGAGGAGCTTGGTGGCAAGACCCTGTGTATGTCTGTTTATGACTATGACCGATTTTCCAAACATGATGTCATTGGAGAAGTGAAGCTGCCCATGAACACTATTGACCTTGGACGGCCGATCGAGGAGTGGCGGGATCTGGAGAGCGCTGATCAAGAGGAG cctgaGAAACTTGGAGACATCTGCATCTCTCTGCGTTACGTCCCCACTGCTGGGAAACTAACCGTCTGCATCCTGGAGGCAAAGAACCTGAAGAAGATGGATGCCTGCGGCTTATCTG ATCCTTATGTGAAGATCCAGCTGCTGCAGGGGGGTAAGCgtctgaagaaaaagaagactaCGGTGAAGAAGAACACCTTGAACCCATATTACAATGAATCCTTCAGCTTTGAAATCCCATTGGAACAGATGCAG AAAATCCTGGTAGCTGTCACAGTGTTTGATTATGACAAGATAGGTAAGAACGACGCCATCGGGAAGATCTTTGTGGGCAGCAAGGCTACTGGCTTAGGTCTGAAGCACTGGTCTGATATGCTGGCTAATCCACGCCGCCCCATTGCCCAGTGGCATGCCTTGCAGCCAGAGGAGGATATTGATGGTCAGCTGGCATCCTTAAATGCCAAGAAGTAA
- the LOC110965711 gene encoding synaptotagmin-2 isoform X2: MKFNLFKKPQAMTAAEPTTASTMTMAPTPAVMSTSAPEVSGSNNTEINKNDMFEEIKSKFLNEIDKIPLPPWALIAIAVVAALLILTCCFCIIKKCCCKKKKNKKGKKGKDGFNMKNMQGGEDDDDDEGETGLTEEEKEEEEKEQEKLGKLQYSIDYDFENTKLTIGILQAADLMSMDSGGTSDPYVKVLLLPDKKKKFDTKVHKKTLNPVFNETFVFKVPYEELGGKTLCMSVYDYDRFSKHDVIGEVKLPMNTIDLGRPIEEWRDLESADQEEPEKLGDICISLRYVPTAGKLTVCILEAKNLKKMDACGLSDPYVKIQLLQGGKRLKKKKTTVKKNTLNPYYNESFSFEIPLEQMQKILVAVTVFDYDKIGKNDAIGKIFVGSKATGLGLKHWSDMLANPRRPIAQWHALQPEEDIDGQLASLNAKK, from the exons ATGAAGTTCAACTTGTTCAAAAAGCCACAGGCCATGACGGCGGCCGAGCCAACCACTGCCTCCACCATGACCATGGCCCCCACACCGGCAGTCATGTCCACCTCTGCGCCGGAAGTCTCTGGCTCCAACAACACAGAGATCAACAAGAATGATATGTTTGAGGAGATCAAAAGCAAATTCTTAAATGAAATTGATAAAATCCCAC TGCCGCCATGGGCTTTGATTGCCATTGCTGTGGTGGCAGCATTGCTCATCCTTACCTGCTGCTTCTGCATAATcaaaaaatgttgctgcaagaagaagaagaacaagaaaggaaagaaggGCAAGGATGGCTTCAACATGAAGAATATGCAGGGTGGCGAG gatgacgatgatgatgagggAGAGACTGGACtaacagaggaggagaaagaagaagaagagaaagaacaaGAGAAACTGGGAAAGCTGCAGTACTCTATAGATTACGATTTTGAGAATACAAAG CTCACAATTGGCATCCTTCAAGCTGCAGACCTCATGTCCATGGACTCAGGTGGAACGTCAGATCCTTATGTCAAAGTCCTGCTTCTCCCtgataagaagaagaagtttgACACCAAAGTGCACAAGAAGACACTGAACCCTGTCTTCAATGAGACATTTGTCTTCAAG GTGCCCTATGAGGAGCTTGGTGGCAAGACCCTGTGTATGTCTGTTTATGACTATGACCGATTTTCCAAACATGATGTCATTGGAGAAGTGAAGCTGCCCATGAACACTATTGACCTTGGACGGCCGATCGAGGAGTGGCGGGATCTGGAGAGCGCTGATCAAGAGGAG cctgaGAAACTTGGAGACATCTGCATCTCTCTGCGTTACGTCCCCACTGCTGGGAAACTAACCGTCTGCATCCTGGAGGCAAAGAACCTGAAGAAGATGGATGCCTGCGGCTTATCTG ATCCTTATGTGAAGATCCAGCTGCTGCAGGGGGGTAAGCgtctgaagaaaaagaagactaCGGTGAAGAAGAACACCTTGAACCCATATTACAATGAATCCTTCAGCTTTGAAATCCCATTGGAACAGATGCAG AAAATCCTGGTAGCTGTCACAGTGTTTGATTATGACAAGATAGGTAAGAACGACGCCATCGGGAAGATCTTTGTGGGCAGCAAGGCTACTGGCTTAGGTCTGAAGCACTGGTCTGATATGCTGGCTAATCCACGCCGCCCCATTGCCCAGTGGCATGCCTTGCAGCCAGAGGAGGATATTGATGGTCAGCTGGCATCCTTAAATGCCAAGAAGTAA